The Syngnathus typhle isolate RoL2023-S1 ecotype Sweden linkage group LG3, RoL_Styp_1.0, whole genome shotgun sequence genome window below encodes:
- the LOC133150825 gene encoding lysyl oxidase homolog 4-like, translating to MLFLSSLSTVFLLLLLYPSELPAQEVKVRLAGTGRRDANEGRLEVFYNGAWGTVCDDQVDLNLANVVCRQLGFQSSLTWAHSSKFGQGQGKIWLDNVNCRGHERSIAECGSNGWGVHDCTHAEDLGIICTPGRSHGGASSSSTHEPRQPRQRTPQQPATPPVSSSLNRGHEIALNRNLPSSRRNRISPQENGHEIQIPRRYRGPTNSQPAASTTERQEEETPRRGPPAPRRQPDRQSNRQTYSPPQPDSGNHIEPDPVYPDVGLESDTQYIQSGESVQLAEARLRPVLSGSRGGLVTEGVLEVKHAGKWRHVCSNGWDLSSSRVVCGMLGFPSAETFDQNAYRKLWDSKIADPSSRLRTQITKKAYWVERVQCQGVEVSLSQCQAQLAVRRRDGPCAGGMHAVIRCVPGAQFARNGRRHSTHTMSTNVRLKAGPRLGEGRVEVLQEGKWGTVADHLWDITAASVVCRELGFGSAKEALTKAQLGEGTGPIHMNSVQCTGRERSLTECQSKPVPLYTVKHNQDAAVRCNVPNTGTQATVRLAGGRDKGEGRVEVLIEVGGVKRWGSICSENWGINEAMVVCRQLGLGFASRAHQETWYWPGSSDASDVVLSGSHCVGSELSIQQCRKNTHVYCPRGGDGRAAGVTCVETAPDLVVDAQLLQESSYLEDRPLHLLTCANEENCLSSSAARMNWPYGHRRLLRFSTRIMNNGRADFQPRASRENWIWHQCHRHYHSIEVFTHYDLLTLNGTRVAEGHKASFCLEDTYCPDGLYKRYSCYNMGQQGISIGCWDTYRHDIDCQWIDITDIRPGEYVFQVEVNPSLDMAESDFKNNVIRCRCKYDGARAYMFGCHAGDAYSADVEDLFDHQREITNNFL from the exons ATGCTGTTCCTCAGCTCCCTATCCACTGtcttcctgctgctgcttctgtacCCCTCTGAGCTGCCTGCACAAGAGGTGAAAGTGCGGCTTGCGGGTACAGGCCGCCGCGATGCCAACGAAGGGCGCTTGGAAGTGTTCTACAATGGCGCCTGGGGAACTGTATGTGACGACCAGGTGGATCTGAACCTGGCTAATGTGGTGTGCAGACAGCTGGGCTTTCAAAGCAGTTTGACTTGGGCACACAGTAGCAAGTTTGGTCAAGGACAAG GTAAAATCTGGTTGGATAATGTGAACTGCAGAGGCCACGAGCGTTCGATTGCAGAATGCGGGTCCAATGGTTGGGGAGTCCATGACTGCACCCATGCTGAGGACCTGGGGATCATTTGCACCCCAGGAAGAAGCCACGGCGgagcctcttcctcctccacacATGAGCCAAGACAACCTAGACAGAGAACTCCACAGCAGCCAGCTACGCCACCAGTCTCATCTTCCCTCAATCGAGGCCACGAAATCGCCCTCAACCGCAACCTGCCGTCTTCACGCCGCAACAGGATCTCACCACAGGAGAACGGCCACGAGATACAGATCCCACGAAGATATAGAGGGCCAACAAATTCGCAGCCAGCAGCCAGCACCACTGAAAGGCAGGAGGAGGAGACACCAAGGAGAGGACCACCTGCGCCGAGACGCCAGCCCGACAGACAGTCCAATAGGCAGACGTATTCCCCGCCCCAGCCGGACAGTGGGAACCATATCGAACCTGATCCTGTTTATCCCGACGTGGGACTGGAGTCGGATACCCAGTACATCCAG AGCGGTGAGAGTGTTCAGCTGGCCGAAGCCCGTCTCCGGCCTGTGCTGTCCGGCAGCCGCGGCGGTCTGGTGACCGAGGGAGTGCTGGAAGTGAAGCATGCCGGGAAATGGCGTCATGTGTGTAGTAACGGCTGGGACCTCAGCAGCAGCCGCGTCGTCTGCGGCATGTTGGGATTCCCTTCTGCCGAGACCTTTGATCAAAATGCCTACAG GAAACTGTGGGACTCCAAAATCGCAGATCCATCATCCAG ACTGAGGACACAGATCACCAAGAAGGCCTACTGGGTGGAGAGAGTGCAGTGTCAGGGAGTGGAGGTCTCCTTGTCCCAGTGCCAGGCCCAGCTGGCTGTCCGCAGGAGAGACGGACCATGCGCGGGGGGCATGCACGCTGTCATCCGTTGTGTACCTGGAGCACAGTTTGCACGCAACGGCCGAAGACATTCAACACACACTATGTCG ACCAACGTGCGTCTCAAGGCAGGGCCTCGCCTTGGGGAGGGTCGTGTGGAGGTTCTGCAAGAGGGAAAGTGGGGCACCGTGGCTGACCACCTGTGGGACATCACCGCCGCAAGCGTCGTCTGCAGAGAGCTGGGCTTTGGATCAGCCAAGGAGGCCCTGACCAAGGCTCAACTAGGAGAGG GTACCGGTCCCATCCACATGAACAGTGTCCAGTGCACAGGCAGAGAGAGGTCCCTAACAGAATGTCAATCCAAACCGGTTCCCCTGTACACCGTCAAGCACAACCAGGATGCGGCGGTTCGCTGCAATGTCCCCAACACTGGCACGCAGGCCACT GTGAGACTTGCTGGAGGCAGAGACAAAGGCGAAGGTCGCGTGGAGGTGTTGATAGAGGTCGGAGGAGTGAAGCGCTGGGGCTCGATCTGCAGCGAGAACTGGGGCATCAACGAGGCCATGGTGGTGTGCCGACAGCTCGGCTTGGGTTTCGCCTCCAGAGCTCACCAG GAGACTTGGTACTGGCCGGGATCCAGTGATGCCAGTGATGTGGTTCTAAGTGGAAGTCACTGTGTGGGCTCTGAGCTGTCCATCCAGCAGTGTcgcaaaaacacacacgttTACTGTCCCAGAGGAGGAGATGGCAGAGCTGCTGGAGTCACCTGTGTGGaga CTGCTCCTGACCTGGTTGTGGATGCCCAGCTGCTCCAGGAGTCATCTTACTTGGAGGATAGGCCTCTTCACCTGCTCACCTGTGCCAATGAGGAGAATTGCCTCTCCTCTTCTGCTGCCAGGATGAACTGGCCTTACGGACACCGTCGTCTGCTGAGGTTCTCCACCCGTATCATGAACAATGGCCGTGCTGATTTCCAACCTCGGGCTTCCAGGGAGAATTGGATTTGGCATCAGTGTCACAG GCACTACCACAGCATTGAGGTGTTTACTCACTACGATCTTCTGACCCTCAATGGAACCAGAGTGGCTGAGGGGCACAAAGCCAGCTTCTGTCTGGAGGACACCTACTGCCCTGATG GTCTCTACAAGCGGTATTCCTGCTACAACATGGGACAACAAGGCATCTCAATTGGCTGCTGGGATACTTATCGCCATGACATTGATTGCCAGTGGATTGACATCACAGACATACGACCTGGTGAATATGTCTTCCAG GTGGAGGTCAACCCGTCTTTGGATATGGCTGAATCTGATTTCAAGAACAATGTGATCCGCTGTCGGTGCAAATATGATGGAGCACGCGCTTACATGTTTGGATGCCACGCAG GTGACGCTTACAGTGCTGATGTCGAGGACTTGTTTGACCACCAGCGTGAGATCACCAACAACTTCCTGTGA
- the LOC133150835 gene encoding tektin-4-like codes for MRGEVLVSKSHYDGGAVSRGLLQEQGAPLEPPSGVATADLASAGFRSAKYTPAEWFTGYQSLLRQAGADHNDAQTVQEESRVLRKETEAITVCTQTNGTRLLGERLQDIHRWKSELQEHIRRLLSDTTALQGLKLRLEKALDATETPYAIAIDNLTCRSRRLGSDLVRDCVEEELYKEVDLIRNVQTLLKRTIDQVVTQIKLNRDTKQALEFDWSDKYEAYALDLQCGRFNDKSTDTQHHAISAAMMEQMSNVPSWINFTQDNLHRAFREEKASKDLSELVQKVLLDTTKDLRVQCSNVDQALLQRCTEQMDAKIQMEAQFKQTLVQIGFQERNIVALQKAIDDKDAPQRVVESRLYCRYHRTNMELCRDEPQIRLEGEVREIETTLATLKKQLSDARSSLAHLEETRMALEKDIMCKSNSLFIEREKCMTQRKLYPTISTLSGY; via the exons ATGAGAGGGGAAGTGTTAGTGTCTAAGTCACACTATGATGGCGGAGCGGTGTCTCGGGGGCTCCTGCAGGAGCAAGGGGCCCCTTTGGAGCCGCCCTCGGGCGTAGCTACCGCGGACTTAGCTTCCGCGGGCTTCCGCTCCGCTAAATACACCCCGGCCGAGTGGTTCACCGGCTACCAGAGCCTCCTCCGGCAGGCCGGTGCTGACCACAACGACGCCCAGACCGTTCAGGAAGAGTCCAGGGTCCTGCGAAAGGAGACCGAGGCCATCACCGTCTGCACCCAGACCAATGGGACCCGCCTGCTCGGAGAGAGGTTGCAGGACATCCACCGCTGGAAGTCTGAGCTGCAGGAGCACATCCGACGGCTGCTGTCCGACACGACGGCCCTGCAGGGGCTCAAGTTGAGGCTGGAGAAGGCGCTGGATGCCACCGAGACTCCCTACGCCATCGCCATCGACAACCTGACTTGCAGGAGCCGACGACTGGGATCAGACCTCGTCCGGGACTGTGTGGAGGAGGAGCTGTACAAG GAAGTGGACTTGATCAGGAATGTCCAGACTCTTCTGAAGAGAACCATTGACCAGGTTGTGACTCAGATCAA GTTGAACAGAGATACCAAGCAGGCGTTGGAGTTTGATTGGTCGGATAAGTACGAGGCCTACGCCTTGGACCTCCAATGTGGAAGATTCAATGACAAGAGTACAGACACGCAGCACCATGCCATTTCAGCCGCTATGATGGAGCA GATGTCTAACGTCCCTTCGTGGATTAACTTCACCCAAGACAACCTCCACAGGGCCTTCCGAGAGGAAAAGGCTTCTAAGGATCTCAG TGAGTTGGTACAGAAGGTGCTACTGGACACCACTAAGGACCTGAGAGTCCAATGCTCCAATGTGGACCAAGCCCTCCTCCAGCGCTGTACAGAACAGATGGATGCCAAGATCCAGATGGAGGCGCAGTTCAAGcag acCCTGGTGCAGATTGGATTCCAGGAGAGGAATATAGTGGCTTTGCAGAAAGCCATTGATGACAAAGATGCCCCACAGAGAGTCGTTGAGTCCAGGCTGTACTGCCGCTATCACAGAACCAACATGGAGCTCTGCAGGGATGAACCCCAAatcag GTTGGAAGGAGAGGTGAGGGAGATTGAAACAACCCTGGCAACTCTAAAGAAGCAGCTGAGTGATGCTCGCAGCTCACTAGCCCACCTGGAGGAGACCCGCATGGCACTCGAGAAGGACATTATGTGTAAATCCAACTCGCTGTTCATAGAAAGAGAGAAATGCATGACTCAACGCAAATTGTATCCGACAATCTCCACTCTTTCTGGGTACTGA